Sequence from the Bryobacteraceae bacterium genome:
CAGTTCGGCGATCTCATCGCCTTTAAGGCCCCCGAAATACCGCAGTTCCACGATGTGGGCCTTGCGCTCGTCGAGTTCAGCCAGGCGGCCGAGAGCTTCGTGGAGGGCCATCACGTCGAGGTCGGCTTGCGGCGCCGCGGGCTCGTGATCGTCAATGGTCACACGGACACCGCCGCCTCCCCGCTTGGCGGCCACTCGGGCGCGGGAATGATCGACGAGAACCTGACGCATGAGCCGGGCCGCGATTCCGTAGAAGTGGGCGCGGGTGGCGAACGAGATGTCCTTCTGACTGATGAGCCGGAGATAGGCTTCGTGGACAACCGCGGTCGGCTGCATGGTGTGCTCCTGCCGCTCGCGGCGAAAGATCGATTCGGCAAGCCGGCGAAGTTCGTCGTAGAGCAGCGGGGTAAGCCGGTCCAGTGCGGCGCGGTCTCCCGACTGCGCGCTCTTGAGCAACTGCGTCACTTCTCCCTGGCCGGTGCGGAGGTGCTCCATGCGAAGGCATTGTAGCATCGGCGATGATGAAAACCGGTGCTGATTCAGATTCAGGAGCGTGACCGCGCGCTACGGGCGTCGATCGCCGCATCGATGGACCAAGCGGTGAGTCTGGCCGCGGCGCGGGATCCTTCCTGGATCGCCTGCCGTCCGGGATGCACCGAGTGCTGCATGGGGCCGTTCGCGATCACCTGGCTCGACGCGTGGCGGCTGCGGGAGGGTTTGGAGCAGCTTGCTCCGGAGCGGGCGGCAGCGGTGCGGGCGCGGGCCGCGGCGTACGTGACCCGGATCGCCGCGGAGTATCCGGGCGACGCGGCCACGGGCGAACTCGAGGATGAGGACGCGCTGCCGGAGGCGGCCGATGCGTGGCCGTGTCCGGCGCTCGATCCGCAATCCGGATTGTGCGAGTTGTACGAGGCGAGGCCGGTGATGTGCCGTACGTTCGGTCCGGTGACGCGGTCCGGACCGGAATCGTTCGCGGCGTGCGAGCTCTGCTACGCGGGCGCGAGCGCGGAACAGATGGCGGCGTGCGCGGTGGAAATCGATCCGGAGGGAATGGAGACGGACCTGATCGATGCGGTGGGGCGGGAAGGGACGACGATCGTGGCTTACGCGCTCGCGTCGCGGGAGGGCGCGGTCACCGCGCCCGAGGCGTCTTGGCGAGCATCCGGATCATCGACGCGTCCGGGTTCAGCGTAGAAACCTCATCGAGGGGCACCCACCGGACCTCGCGCGATTCTTCGTTCGGGCGCGGTTCGGCGGCCGGGGCGAGGCACAGGAAGCGCACATCGTAGTGGAGGTGCGCGGCCCGCTTGGGCGTTGCCGGAATGGCGTGGATATCGACGTCGAAGACGGTCTCCGCCGCGAGCACGATGCCGTTGAGCCCGGACTCCTCATGCGCCTCGCGCAACGCCGCCGCGGGAACCGTTTCGTCATCTTCGACATGCCCGCCGAGTTGGAGCCAGCGTTCCAGCTTGCGATGGAAGGTCAGCAGAACGCGGGCGCCGGTGGGATCGAGCACCCATGCCGAGCCGGTGACGTGACCGATGGAGTTGCGCCAGTCGAGCGCGTGCGGATCGGAGCGAACGAACCCGGCGAGGCGGACGAGCATGTCGGCTTCGGCGGGGTCGTGGGGCCGGTGGCGGTCCAGCAGGTGGGCGAGTTGTTCGCGAGCGTCCATCGAATTCATAGTGTACACGCCGGTTTGGCCCTGGGGGTGCAACGAAGGAGGCAGGAGGACACCGTGGTAACAACCGTGAGAACGCCATACATCGCCGAACCGCTCGGCCAGGTGATGCGCCGGGGGCTGGAGAATCAAAGCGGTAGCGCGAGCACAGACGAAGCCAGCGGGTTCGCTTCGGCGCTCGAAGCAGCGGGCATTGCCGGGAATCCGGCGGCGGTTGCTCGCCAGACCCGCCCGGATTTTGCCGCGGTGGCGAATTCCGGTCAGGAAGCGGCAACGGCGCAGCAGACTCCGGCCGCCGCGCAGCAGGACGGCGGAGCCGTCGAGGTCGATCGCCTGCCGCCGATTCCGGCAGACCGCTCGGGCCAGCGGTACACGGCGCTCGACGACCCGACGGCGGCCGTGCAGGCGGAACTGGCGAAGATGGGGATCGATCCTTCGACCATCCGGTTCGAGCGGTGGGATGACGATATCGCCACGATCGGCGGGAGCCACACGAACCATCTGCTCCGGGCCTATCTGCCGAACGGGCGCTACGAAGACTATTCGATCGAATGGACGCTGCGGTCGCCGCAGGTGACAGCGGCCGACATCTGGAGCCTGATGCGGGGGCCGGCCCCGGCGGCGACGTCGCCACAGCGGTGGGCGTAGCGAATCCGGGCAGGCCATCGAGTCCGAAAAGCACGAAGACCGGCGATGCGACGCCGGTCTTCGCTTGCTTGCAGTTGCGGCTGCGCGTCAGGGCGCGATGGCGATGGTCGGCGAGTTGCCCGGGAAGACGAACTGCCCGTCGGGTCGGG
This genomic interval carries:
- a CDS encoding YkgJ family cysteine cluster protein → MLIQIQERDRALRASIAASMDQAVSLAAARDPSWIACRPGCTECCMGPFAITWLDAWRLREGLEQLAPERAAAVRARAAAYVTRIAAEYPGDAATGELEDEDALPEAADAWPCPALDPQSGLCELYEARPVMCRTFGPVTRSGPESFAACELCYAGASAEQMAACAVEIDPEGMETDLIDAVGREGTTIVAYALASREGAVTAPEASWRASGSSTRPGSA
- a CDS encoding sigma-70 family RNA polymerase sigma factor → MEHLRTGQGEVTQLLKSAQSGDRAALDRLTPLLYDELRRLAESIFRRERQEHTMQPTAVVHEAYLRLISQKDISFATRAHFYGIAARLMRQVLVDHSRARVAAKRGGGGVRVTIDDHEPAAPQADLDVMALHEALGRLAELDERKAHIVELRYFGGLKGDEIAELLGIGTATVTRDLRMAEAWLARALSSQPA
- a CDS encoding NUDIX hydrolase; the protein is MDAREQLAHLLDRHRPHDPAEADMLVRLAGFVRSDPHALDWRNSIGHVTGSAWVLDPTGARVLLTFHRKLERWLQLGGHVEDDETVPAAALREAHEESGLNGIVLAAETVFDVDIHAIPATPKRAAHLHYDVRFLCLAPAAEPRPNEESREVRWVPLDEVSTLNPDASMIRMLAKTPRAR